The stretch of DNA AAGCGGCCGGCAGCGACGAGAACGGCACCCCGAATCTCCCGCCGAACTTCGGCGGCGGCCTATCCGGCCTGCTTGGCTGAACCACTCTGACTGCGGTCGGCTTGCGCCGGCCGCGCATTTCCTTTTTCGTCGCCGGCGGACAGGCATGGCGCATTCCCTATCAAGCCTTGAAGGAGGGTCCATGTCCATCGCACTGTCGGTGCTGCTCGTCATTGTCTCCCTGTGGTGGGCGTTGCGCTTTCTGCCGGCCGGCGCCGACGGGCACGGCCCGCTGCCGTATCTCATCGCGTTCGTCCGCTTTCTCTGGATACCGTCGGTGATCATTCTGGCGGCAGCGCTTGCACTCCAGCATTGGGCCGTCGCCGTCTGCGCCGCGATAGTAACCTTGCTCACCGGCCTGTTCGCCTCGCCTTGGTACAGAGTCAAGAATCATTATTTCGCCCGACAAATCCAAGCTCGAACGCAGGAGCAATCACAATCTCAGGAGCAATCACAGCAACACGAACCGCTGGAACACCCGAACGGCGACGGTTCCTTTACCGTCATGACGCTGAACTGCCGTTACGGTCTCGCCGACCCACAGGCCATCGTCGACGCTATACGCGGCAATGACGTATCCGTATTGGCCCTGCAGGAACTCACGCAAGACCTCGTCTCCGCGCTCGATAAGGCGGGCATCAACGAACTGCTCCCCTACCGTCAGCTCGGGCGTGCGCAGAAAAGCGACAACGGCGGCTTCAACGGCATTTTCTCGGCGGCCAAGCCGAGTGCACAAACCGAGCGCACCGTCGACATCGCCGCAGCCGACGTGCCGTGCTGTGCAATCGAGGGAGTGACCGTGTACAGCGCGCATCCCAAATCCCCGATGCGCGGCTGCAGTCAATGGGCCAAAGGCATCATCAATCTTGCAACGCTGACCTCCCAAACGTCCAGTGACAGCGCATACACGCCCCTGGACACAAGCAACGGCGAGAGCCTTGCAAACAGCCAAATGCACCGAGCCAAAACGGCGGAACAGACCGATAGCCCACAGCCCGGCCCGCAAAGCGAGACGGCGCGAAAGCCCGAAACCGTCATCATGGGCGACCTCAACTCCAACATCGACCACCCCAGCTTCCGAGAGCTGCTCGACGCGGGGCTGTGCGACGCGGGTCTCGCCGCCTCGCACGCCCACGCCGCGAGTTTCCCGCAATGGCTGGTTTGGCCACGCCTGGAACTTGACCATATCCTGACTACCTCAGGCATCCAATCGTCGCAGGTACGTACCCTGGCCATCCCCGGAAGCGATCATTTCGCACTGCTCGCCCAGCTACGCCGCATATAGCCGCTCCATGTTTGCTAGTAGCAAAACGCGAGCCTTATCCGACAATATTACGAGCCGCTTTCCCGGATGCGGATGCATCGCTAGACCCAAGCAATATGCGGCTTTTATCGGTTGAATCTTTGTCCTGAGACATCCTCCGAAAGCGTATAAAACTAGACATACCGTATCTGTCTATTGACTTTATACGAGAGTGTCCATATGCTGTCCTTTTGGTTGCTATGCAGACGACTTGAAACGATACTAAAAGTATGAATTCAATGTCGAATGCAAAGAAGGATATTATGAACGACACACAAAATGCAGACATTCAATTCAATATCTCCGTTAGCAAAGACCAGCTCGCACTTATGAAACGGGCTGCGGCACTTGAGGAGAGACCAGTTGCGGACTGGGCGGCGGACAAGCTGCTCGAGGCCGCCGACCAGAGCGTGGAGCAGGAGGTGACGCTTCAGGAGGTCAACGAGGAATTCGACAAGATCCTCGCGACTTTCGAGGTCCCCGCGAACGTCTGATACGAGCGGATATTCCTCCAATAGATGAGTTACAGACGGTTTCAAAGAACCGTTGATAGTTGATTTGTTGAGGGTGGCATCCTTTTTCCACAGGATGCCACCCTCTTTGATACCCTATTGCGCAAGACGGGTTATAAATCGGAACACCGGATTTGCATGGTTACCGCGTAAAAACCATCTTTTTGAGTCCTTTAAGCGTTTTTCTTTCTGCTGTCGTTTCGCCTAATCTGCTTCAGACGCGACTATTCAGATTACTGTCGACGCGCCGTTACCCACAGCCCGCTTAATGCAGGCGTTTTGCCGCCGCTTCGATTTCGGACCTTGACGGGCATGTGGCCGGCCCCGTATGTCTTGTCGACAGTGCAGCAGCACAGTTGGCAAGCTTCAATGCCTGGACGATATCGTCCGATTCAAGCAGAGCCGCACACAAGACCCCTGCATGGGTATCCCCGGCACCGTTCGTATCCACGGCATTGACTTCTAGCGCCGGAATATGTATGACATCTTGTTTGCGGTCGTCACGTCCATCGCAATACCATGCGCCCAAAGCGCCGACACGCACGATAACGGGATCGCCGAAATACCGGGCAAGCGAGCGGCACTGCCCTGCGTAATCCCTGTCCCCACAACCCGCATCAACGCCGAAACGCGAACAGAGAATCGCAGTCTCGCGCTCATTCATCGTCCATATCGGATGCAGACCGCGTAGACTCCGCAAAGATTCATCGTCGATATCGGCAATCATGGGGCTGGTGTCAAATACGACATAGCCCTTGCTCCATCCCGCGTTTTTCGCGGCAAACCTTCGTGTCGCCTCGGCGTTCTTTTTATGGCAGAACGAATATCCGCTCAGATAGACCACATCTCCGGCAACAAGCTCGATATTCTCGTAGGAATCTTCCGGCACTTGCGTCTCGGCGCCTCTGGTCGACACAAACGTGCGTTCGCCGTCGGGTTCGGTCATCGCGATGCTGTAACCGGTGTCGATGTCCGGCAATTGAGCCCCATCCATGCCGACACCGATCGAAGACAAAGCCCTGCGAGCTACATCCGCCATCGGACCGGTACCGACGGCACCCAGATACGACGCACGCGCCCCCATCTGCCGGGCGGCGTATAGCACGTTGTAACCACCGCCGGCGCTCATCGCCTGATTGGTCGCGAAGATGTCTCCCCCGCGTTCGGGCAGATGATCGACGGACAGCGTCAGGTCCACACACACCTGAGCCAGATGAAGCAATTCAGGTTCACGCATGTTCGACCTCTTTCTGATCTGTTTGCAGCGTATTCCGTTGCGTTCCAGGCCCGCCCGGCTCTGTTTCAGACGTATTCCGTTGCGTTCCGGGCCTACCCGGCTCTGTTTCAGACGTATCTCGTTGCGTTCCAGGCCCGCCCGGCGCTACTCTGCCCACGGACTGTTTCGTTTCCTTTGCTTCGTACGCACGGATCCGAAGCAACGGTTTCACCGATTTCGCAAGCTCAAGATGCGAGACGGCGGCGACTTGCCCGGTCAGCTTTTCCGGGAACGTGTCCGCCCCGAGCGCAGCGCCGAGCATGGCTCCACAAATGGCGCCGATCGTGTCGGTGTCCCCGCCGATATTGGCCGCGGTAAGCAATGCCTTCAACGGTTCGCCTGCATAGCGATATGCCAGCGCGAAAGCCACGGCAACCGACTCATCGGCTTCGACCGACGTGCCGAATTCCAAGCGCAGCCGCTCGACGAACTCATCGTCGTCGCCGATACTCTGCGCGGCCTTGATAGCGGATTTTGCACGTGCAACGACGCTGGCCTTCGGACTCCAAGCGGCCTTCTCATAAGAGGCGTTTTCGGCCAGCCTCAACGCGAGATCCAGCGAGATTCGCGGCGTTTCTCCGGAAACGCCGAAGCTGACGGCGGCGGCGACCAACAGCGCGCCTTGGAAACCCGGAACGGTGTTATGCGTCACCCGGCAGGATTCATAGACGTAATCGGCGAACGACGGCCGGCCCGCATCGTGGGCGATACCCACCGGCGCCACGCGCATCGCCGCGCCGTTCGTCGTGCCCGTGCGGCCGGTCTTGCTGATATCCGCGCCGTTCCTGACCTGCTCTAGCGCCAGTTTCGTGGAAGGCCCAAGCAGATCGAGGGAACCGCGACGTTTCATATCGTCCTCCCAAGCCAACAGCTTGGCAGCCAGACACGCGGGATCGATATGGCCGCGTCCCTGCGTGATAAGGCCCGCCACCAGAAGCGCCTGTTCGGTATCGTCGGTCACCGAGCCTGCGGCCATACCGGGGGCGATCGGCTGGTCGGCTATCGCGTCCACCAGCCCTGTCACCTTGCCGTAGGCCGCCCCAATCCATTCGTGGCTCATGCTCTGCGTCGGCATACCGATGGCGTCACCGAGCGAAAGCCCCCGCAAAGCCCCCAGCGCTTGGTCTTGCCAGATATCTGAACCGACCTCCATGTCATTGCCTCCGACTGATTCTCATTAACGAACTATAAATCTAGTCATAAAATTTAGTCATTCTGACCATAACTCAAGCTCCAGCCACGCTCAAGCAAGATTCCGAGCCGGAATGCGAGCAAAGATATCTATCCAGCGGGCGAGCTATAGTTGATAAGTTATTCACGGGTGCGGGGCCCTCTCATTCCCGCAGGCCGTGAGGGACAACGCGGATTCAAGCAAGTATGCCCCACATACGAGTGCGAAACCGCAATGATACCTACAAGGAGAGCCACAATGGCTACCAAGATTCGTCTGAAGCGCATGGGCAAGAAGTTCCACGCTGTCTACCGCATCGTCATCATGGATTCGCGCAAGAAGCGTGATGGCAAGTCGATCGAGGAGATCGGACAGTATGATCCGAACCAGCAGCCTTCGCTGATCAAGATTGATTCTGAGCGCGCTCAGTATTGGCTCGGCGTCGGCGCGCAGCCGAGCGAACCTGTGCTGAACCTGCTGAAGATCACCGGTGACTGGCAGAAGTTCAAGGGTCTGCCGGGCGCCGAGGGCACGCTGAAGACCGCCGAAGCCGGCCCGGATGCCGCCGCTCGCGTCGAGGCCGCTGAGGCTGACGCGCAGAAGCGCAAGGCCAAGCAGTCCGAAGCCAAGGCTAAGGCCGAGGCCGAGAAGGCCGCCGAAGCCGCCAAGGCTGATGAGGCGAAGGCCGACGAGGCCGGTGCTGAAGAAGCTGCCGCCGAAGAGACCGAGAAGGCTGAGTAATCATGCTCGCGCAAGCTGTGGAACATCTCATTTCCAATATCGTCGACTTCCCCGATGATGTGTCGGTGAAGTCCCACGAAAACGCCCGCGGCGAACTGTTGCGGGTGCGTGTGAACCCTGAAGACATCGGACGCGTGATCGGCCGCTCCGGCCGCACCGCCAATGCCATCCGCTCTGTGGTGCAGGCTCTGTCCGACCACAAGGTGCGCGTCGACATCATGGATGTACGCCGGTGAATCGCGACGAAACCATTTCGCAGCAGGCAGACCCTCAGCAGCGTGAACTGTTGAGGGTCTGCCGTATCGGGCGTGCGCAGGGGCTCAAAGGCGAAGTCAACGTTCGCACGTTTACCGACGAACCGGAACGCCGGTTTGCCGCCGGGTCGGTGTTGACCACCAAAGACGGCGAGCGAACCTACACCGTCGCCCACTCACGCACGTTCAAGGATCGATGGATTCTGCATTTCGAAGGCGTCAGCAACCGCGACGCTTCCGAGGCCCTGAACGGTTTGGAACTGTACGTCGAGGCCGACGATCCCGAGGAAATGGCCGAAGAGGACGCCTGGTATCCCAAGGACCTTATCGGACTCGAGGCACGCGTCGTGGACAATCCGGCCAACGGAATCAGTGCGGCAAAAGCCGGACAGATTATCGGCAAGGTCGTGGACGTCATCGATGGCCCTGCACAATCGCTGCTGAAAATACGCTTGACGAACCCCGTTATCGAGCAGAAAGACGGAAGTTTTAGTGCCGCATCAGCCCCCGAAACCGACGAGGAAGACAACGAGAAAAACATCAACACCGCTTTGGTCCCATTCGTCGATGAACTCGTGCCGGACATCGATCTTCATAGCAACCGCATCACCATCGATCCGCCAATCGGTCTGATTCCCCTGCTTTGAGCGCCGTCAATCGCGTCCAATCTCCGCCATCAGTTTTGAATTCGTCATTTTATCCTCTCTTGGTGCCACCAAGCAACGGTTTTTCTCTAAAATCATGCACATTTCTGCGATTTAGAGGGGTCTTGGTGCACCAAGTACCCCCTCAATCACAAGAATGAAGTCTCAATCTCATTTTTTTGGGGTACTTGGTGCACCAAGAACCCTCTAAATGAGTGTTTTCACACAATAGACGATGCGTGGCGCAACAATAAGACCACCATGAAACATCATGGACCGCTTATTCGAGCTCTGATCTCTTCATGCTCGCCGACGGATGGGCATGCGATATGGTTGAAGACATGAAAATCGATATCGTGTCCGTGTTTCCCGAATATTTCGAAGCCCTCAACGTCGGCCTGTTTGGCAAAGCCATCGAGCGCGGACTACTTGACGTGAAGACGCACGATCTGCGCGACTGGACCCACGATGTGCACCATTCCGTCGATGACACCCCGGTCGGCGGCGGCGCCGGCATGGTGATGAAGCCAGAGGTCTGGGCCGAATGCCTGGATGATCTGCTTGGGATGGAACCAGTTGATATCGCGGATAATGACACTGCGGCAAGACCATCCACCACCATCACGGCCAAAGATGATGGTCACGGAAAAGTATCGGCAACATCGACGAGCTCGGACGATATCGACAAGGCAATAAACCAATCCCGCTCGATCGATCGCGACGGAATTGAACCCACCAACAGATTGAATTTAACCGCAAACGACGAAACAGCGGGAACAATCGTAGACAACATCACGATATCGTCGCCGGCCACCGGAACCTCTGCCGCCACGGTTAAAAACAATCCGGAAGACGGCTCGCCGGCTCCGAGTGCGACACAGCAAGAACACAGCAAACCAATTCTTATTTTCCCGAACCCTTCGGCCCCGCTGTTCACACAGCGCGACGCGACCGAGCTTTCGCGGGCCGGGCACCTGCTCTTCGGTTGCGGACGCTACGAGGGTTATGACGCACGAATCCCCCGCTATTACCGGGCCCAGGGCGTCGACGTGCGCGAATACTCCATCGGCGACTACGTGCTGAACGGCGGCGAAGTGGCCGTCTCGGTAATGCTCGAGGCCATCACCCGCTTGATGCCCGGATTCATGGGCAATCCCGACTCCATCGTCGAGGAGTCCTACACCGGCTCGAACGCGCTTTTGGAACACTACCAGTACACGAAACCGGCCGTCTGGCGCGGCATGGGAGTGCCCGACGTGCTGACCAGCGGCGACCACGGCAAGGTCGACCGTTTCCGCCGTGACGAGGCCATCGTCCACACCGACAGCCTCCGCCCCGACCTCATCGAGCAACTCGACTGCACGGCGCTGGACAAGGCCGACCGCAAAACCCTGATGGCGCTGGGCTGGGAGGTCTCCGGCCCTCACCCACGTAAGCTAGATGCCTAATGCTCCTCAAAAGCAATGGTAATCCGACGTCACTTACTCGCGCTCGATGTAGTAGACCGCGGTTTCGCCGTAATCACGCTGGTCGGCGGTGTGCCAGCCTTCCGGAAGCGTCAATGGGTCGGAGCGGGTGGAGCGCTCGAAAACGATAAGCGTGCGCTCGTCTGTGGCCGGGGACGCGGCCAGGTCGGCGATGAGCTGGTTGCATTCCTCCGTGGTGAGGGCGTAGGGCGGATCGGCGAAGATGACGTCGAAAACCGGGCCGTCGTAGCCAGGGGCGAAGCGCTCGGCGCGTTTGCGCATCACACGGGCCTTCATCGTGCGGGCGCCCCAAGACCGGTTGCGCTTGAGATTGCCCAGCGTCTTGTCGATCAACGAGGCGGCTGGGCCGGCCGATTCCACGGCCACCAGCTCGTCGGCGCCTCGCGAAAGCGCCTCGATGCCCAGCGCACCGGTTCCGGCGAAGAGGTCGAGCACGCGCCCGCCGTCGAGTATCCCCCAGGCCTCGAGTTTCGAGAAGATGGCCTCTTTGGTCCGGTCGGTCGTCGGTCGGGTGCCCGGCTTGGCCTTCGCCAGCTCGAACCCTTTGAATCGTCCCGCAATCACACGCATATTCGCCATCGTAGCCTGTCACGGCGATAGCTGCGTTGCAAGCCCACATCACTCAAGTGCAAAAAGTGCGAATTAAGCAACCTAAACAGCACCTTTCGCACACGCAAGCGCAAAAAGTGCCAACTGGCACCATCAACTCGCACCTTTCGCACATGCAAGTGCAAAAAGTGCCAATTAGAAACGGCAATTCGCACTTTTTACACATGAACGCAGGAGCGGCACACGTCGCATCAGTTGCTGAGGATCTCCGACTCGCCGCCACGGGTGAAGTCGAGGACGGCACCGGCAAGTTGAGGTTGGTCGCCCAGCGTCGGGTCACGCTTGAGCAGCACTTCGGCAGCCTCTCGTGCGTCGGCGATGATCTTGGCATCCTTGACCACGCGCAGCAGCTTCAGGCCGGACTTGCCGCCGGACTGGGCGTCACCCAACACGTCACCGGCACCGCGCAGCTCAAGGTCGGCCTGTGCGATTTCGGCGCCGTCGAGCGAACCTTCGATGACCTTCAGCCGCTGCTCGGCGATGCTGCCCGGCTCGCCGCGCGAGACGAGGAACGCCCAGGAATCCGTGCCGCCGCGGCCGACGCGTCCACGCAGCTGGTGCAGCTGGGAGAGGCCGTAGCGGTCGGCGTCGAAAATAGTGATGCAACTCGCCTGCGGCACGTCCACGCCCACCTCGATGACCGTGGTCGCGACGAGAATCGGCGTCTTGCCCGACTCGAAATCGGCCATCACCTGCCGCTTGGTTTCATCGTCGTCACGCCCGGTCAGTGTCGCGAATGCGATGCCCTTGAACTGCGGCAGGCTCGAAAGCCGGTCTGCGATCTCATCGACAGCGTGCAGCGGCGGTTTCGGCTCGTGCGGCGTGCCATCACCGTTTTCGTCGCCATAATCGTCAATCTCCACGAAGTCGTCCCTGTTTTCTTCCTCCGCACGGCCAGACCTTGCCGCCTTCGAGCCACCCGTTGAAGCTTCGTTCTGCGCTTCGTCGGCATCGATGCGCGGGCAGACGATATACGCCCGCTCCCCCGCGTCGATGCGGCGGCGGATGTGCACGAACATCTGGCCCATCGTGCGCCCGTCGGCCTCGGGCACGATGAACGTGCGAATCGGCTTGCGACCGCCAGGCAACTCGGTGAGCCACGAAATATCGAGGTCGCCGAACCACGTCATCGCGGCGGTGCGCGGAATCGGGGTGGCCGTCATCACCAGCAGATGCGGCGTCTTCTCGCCCTTCTCACGCAATATCTCGCGCTGCTCGACGCCGAAACGATGCTGTTCGTCGATGACCACCAACGCCAGGTTCGGCGCCTGGAACATCTTGGAGAACGCGGCGTGCGTGGCGATGATGATGCCCGGCTCGCCGCTGGCCGCGGTCGCGAGCGCTCTGCGTCGGGCCGCCAGTTTCATGCCTCCGGTCAGCAGCGTCACCGGGATGGCCGAGGAATCGCTTTCAGATTTATCTGTATTATTTTTCTTGCCATCGACGTCCCCGTTGCCGTCATCGTGATCAGCGCCTTTTGCCGACTTACCGGAACCGCCGTCGGCAAGCTTGGCAACCATACCGCTGATAGTTTCGAAATGCTGCTCGGCGAGCACCTGTGTCGGCGCGACCAACACGGCCTGATTGCCGGACCCGACGGCCTGCAGCATGGCTGCGAGCGCCACCACGGTCTTGCCGCTGCCGACCTCGCCCTGCAGCAGCCGCTGCATCGGATACGCGCGGCCCATGTCCTCGCAGATGGTGTCGATGACGTCTTGCTGGCCGCCGGTGAGCGTGAACGGCAGCGAGTCAACGAACCGGCTACGTAACCCAGAATCCTCGCATTCGAAAGTCTCGGCCTTGCGAGCGTTTTCACGGTTCTGCAGCACGGAGACCTGCGAGACGAACGCCTCTTCATAGCGCAGCGTCGCCAGCGCCTTATGGAACGCTTTCGTCGACTGCGGGTCGTGGATGGCAGCGAACGCGTCGGCCCGGTGCATCAAATGCTTTTCTGCGATGACGTCCTGCGGCAAAATATCGGGGATTGCAGCGCGTAAGGCAAGGGTTTTCGACTTGCTATCGGCGGCTTGATTATCGGCAATGTTATCAGCCTTGCCAGCGTTATCGGCAACGGCGTCATCAGCCACTGTATTATCGACAGCGTCATCATCGCCCACACTTGTCGACGACATAATATTACGCGTGACAGAACCACCTTCGACACCGCCGGTTTCCTGAAGTTTCGCCTCACCGCTGGCACGCAAGGCATCGAGCATCGCAACAATGGACTCATGAATGTGCTCGCTCGAAATGCGGGAAGTGGCATGGTAGACCGGCCGCGGCCGGCAGACGTGCTGCAGGGCCTCGTAGGCGGTCGAGGCGTCGAATCTCAGAGCATTGACATTGACATTGGCACGCGCGGCCGCAGCGGCGGAAGACAAACGTGCACTGCCGGCAACGCCTGAGCGCGCACCAGCAGAAGCGGACGAACCGGCAGCCTGCGCGTTCGACGTCGGCTGGGAATGCGAAGCTAAAACGCCAGAGCCGGCAGCAACGGCATCGGCATTTCGACTTCCATCGGCTTGGTTGGAAATATCATCGAAAGAAAGTTCGCCAGCACTTACGGAACCCGGCATCGCGGCCGGACCAGCGAAAACGTTTGCACCTTCCGGCATCACCGTAAGCACTTCAGGGTGGGTGAATTGCAGCTGGCCGTTGAATTCGGTGGGTGTGCCGGCGAGCACAACGTCGGCTCCGGAATGCAGACGACCGCTCATCCAGTCCATATACTGCTTTTTATGCGAGAAAAAGACGAGCCGGCAACTCGACCCGGCCACCTGCCGGCTCGCGGCGAACGCACCGTCATCGACGACGGCTTCCAACCGAAATCCCCTACGTCCACCCATCGGGATGACCCGCGCAAAGCGCACCACCGCCGCAAACGCCATCGGCATGCCGGCCTTGGCCTCACGGATGGAACGCCCCGGCACCGGCTCGGTGACACGGAACGGATAGTAGGTCAACGCGTCGCCCACGCTCACCACCCCGAGCCCTTTGAGCGCACTGACCCGCCGTTTGTTGGCGATCAGCGAGGAAATCGGGGTGTTCAGGGTGACGGTATTGCTCATGGTTCCATTCTATTGAAGCCCGACGAACGGCTTGAAAACCTGACATATCTTGCCTTGCATTCGACGACATCACTGCATAAAAACAAGAACCCGATACATTCATTTGTATCACAAACTAGCTGAAACCGCCGTTCACTACAGAAATCCCGCACAAGCCGACAGATACGTTTCGCGATA from Bifidobacterium sp. ESL0800 encodes:
- a CDS encoding PfkB family carbohydrate kinase, giving the protein MREPELLHLAQVCVDLTLSVDHLPERGGDIFATNQAMSAGGGYNVLYAARQMGARASYLGAVGTGPMADVARRALSSIGVGMDGAQLPDIDTGYSIAMTEPDGERTFVSTRGAETQVPEDSYENIELVAGDVVYLSGYSFCHKKNAEATRRFAAKNAGWSKGYVVFDTSPMIADIDDESLRSLRGLHPIWTMNERETAILCSRFGVDAGCGDRDYAGQCRSLARYFGDPVIVRVGALGAWYCDGRDDRKQDVIHIPALEVNAVDTNGAGDTHAGVLCAALLESDDIVQALKLANCAAALSTRHTGPATCPSRSEIEAAAKRLH
- the rsmD gene encoding 16S rRNA (guanine(966)-N(2))-methyltransferase RsmD codes for the protein MRVIAGRFKGFELAKAKPGTRPTTDRTKEAIFSKLEAWGILDGGRVLDLFAGTGALGIEALSRGADELVAVESAGPAASLIDKTLGNLKRNRSWGARTMKARVMRKRAERFAPGYDGPVFDVIFADPPYALTTEECNQLIADLAASPATDERTLIVFERSTRSDPLTLPEGWHTADQRDYGETAVYYIERE
- a CDS encoding tRNA (guanine(37)-N(1))-methyltransferase, producing the protein MKIDIVSVFPEYFEALNVGLFGKAIERGLLDVKTHDLRDWTHDVHHSVDDTPVGGGAGMVMKPEVWAECLDDLLGMEPVDIADNDTAARPSTTITAKDDGHGKVSATSTSSDDIDKAINQSRSIDRDGIEPTNRLNLTANDETAGTIVDNITISSPATGTSAATVKNNPEDGSPAPSATQQEHSKPILIFPNPSAPLFTQRDATELSRAGHLLFGCGRYEGYDARIPRYYRAQGVDVREYSIGDYVLNGGEVAVSVMLEAITRLMPGFMGNPDSIVEESYTGSNALLEHYQYTKPAVWRGMGVPDVLTSGDHGKVDRFRRDEAIVHTDSLRPDLIEQLDCTALDKADRKTLMALGWEVSGPHPRKLDA
- a CDS encoding endonuclease/exonuclease/phosphatase family protein; this translates as MSIALSVLLVIVSLWWALRFLPAGADGHGPLPYLIAFVRFLWIPSVIILAAALALQHWAVAVCAAIVTLLTGLFASPWYRVKNHYFARQIQARTQEQSQSQEQSQQHEPLEHPNGDGSFTVMTLNCRYGLADPQAIVDAIRGNDVSVLALQELTQDLVSALDKAGINELLPYRQLGRAQKSDNGGFNGIFSAAKPSAQTERTVDIAAADVPCCAIEGVTVYSAHPKSPMRGCSQWAKGIINLATLTSQTSSDSAYTPLDTSNGESLANSQMHRAKTAEQTDSPQPGPQSETARKPETVIMGDLNSNIDHPSFRELLDAGLCDAGLAASHAHAASFPQWLVWPRLELDHILTTSGIQSSQVRTLAIPGSDHFALLAQLRRI
- a CDS encoding RNA-binding protein, with the translated sequence MLAQAVEHLISNIVDFPDDVSVKSHENARGELLRVRVNPEDIGRVIGRSGRTANAIRSVVQALSDHKVRVDIMDVRR
- a CDS encoding ATP-dependent DNA helicase RecG, with the translated sequence MSNTVTLNTPISSLIANKRRVSALKGLGVVSVGDALTYYPFRVTEPVPGRSIREAKAGMPMAFAAVVRFARVIPMGGRRGFRLEAVVDDGAFAASRQVAGSSCRLVFFSHKKQYMDWMSGRLHSGADVVLAGTPTEFNGQLQFTHPEVLTVMPEGANVFAGPAAMPGSVSAGELSFDDISNQADGSRNADAVAAGSGVLASHSQPTSNAQAAGSSASAGARSGVAGSARLSSAAAAARANVNVNALRFDASTAYEALQHVCRPRPVYHATSRISSEHIHESIVAMLDALRASGEAKLQETGGVEGGSVTRNIMSSTSVGDDDAVDNTVADDAVADNAGKADNIADNQAADSKSKTLALRAAIPDILPQDVIAEKHLMHRADAFAAIHDPQSTKAFHKALATLRYEEAFVSQVSVLQNRENARKAETFECEDSGLRSRFVDSLPFTLTGGQQDVIDTICEDMGRAYPMQRLLQGEVGSGKTVVALAAMLQAVGSGNQAVLVAPTQVLAEQHFETISGMVAKLADGGSGKSAKGADHDDGNGDVDGKKNNTDKSESDSSAIPVTLLTGGMKLAARRRALATAASGEPGIIIATHAAFSKMFQAPNLALVVIDEQHRFGVEQREILREKGEKTPHLLVMTATPIPRTAAMTWFGDLDISWLTELPGGRKPIRTFIVPEADGRTMGQMFVHIRRRIDAGERAYIVCPRIDADEAQNEASTGGSKAARSGRAEEENRDDFVEIDDYGDENGDGTPHEPKPPLHAVDEIADRLSSLPQFKGIAFATLTGRDDDETKRQVMADFESGKTPILVATTVIEVGVDVPQASCITIFDADRYGLSQLHQLRGRVGRGGTDSWAFLVSRGEPGSIAEQRLKVIEGSLDGAEIAQADLELRGAGDVLGDAQSGGKSGLKLLRVVKDAKIIADAREAAEVLLKRDPTLGDQPQLAGAVLDFTRGGESEILSN
- a CDS encoding DUF1778 domain-containing protein, which codes for MNDTQNADIQFNISVSKDQLALMKRAAALEERPVADWAADKLLEAADQSVEQEVTLQEVNEEFDKILATFEVPANV
- a CDS encoding ADP-ribosylglycohydrolase family protein; translation: MEVGSDIWQDQALGALRGLSLGDAIGMPTQSMSHEWIGAAYGKVTGLVDAIADQPIAPGMAAGSVTDDTEQALLVAGLITQGRGHIDPACLAAKLLAWEDDMKRRGSLDLLGPSTKLALEQVRNGADISKTGRTGTTNGAAMRVAPVGIAHDAGRPSFADYVYESCRVTHNTVPGFQGALLVAAAVSFGVSGETPRISLDLALRLAENASYEKAAWSPKASVVARAKSAIKAAQSIGDDDEFVERLRLEFGTSVEADESVAVAFALAYRYAGEPLKALLTAANIGGDTDTIGAICGAMLGAALGADTFPEKLTGQVAAVSHLELAKSVKPLLRIRAYEAKETKQSVGRVAPGGPGTQRDTSETEPGRPGTQRNTSETEPGGPGTQRNTLQTDQKEVEHA
- the rpsP gene encoding 30S ribosomal protein S16; amino-acid sequence: MATKIRLKRMGKKFHAVYRIVIMDSRKKRDGKSIEEIGQYDPNQQPSLIKIDSERAQYWLGVGAQPSEPVLNLLKITGDWQKFKGLPGAEGTLKTAEAGPDAAARVEAAEADAQKRKAKQSEAKAKAEAEKAAEAAKADEAKADEAGAEEAAAEETEKAE
- the rimM gene encoding ribosome maturation factor RimM (Essential for efficient processing of 16S rRNA) codes for the protein MSQQADPQQRELLRVCRIGRAQGLKGEVNVRTFTDEPERRFAAGSVLTTKDGERTYTVAHSRTFKDRWILHFEGVSNRDASEALNGLELYVEADDPEEMAEEDAWYPKDLIGLEARVVDNPANGISAAKAGQIIGKVVDVIDGPAQSLLKIRLTNPVIEQKDGSFSAASAPETDEEDNEKNINTALVPFVDELVPDIDLHSNRITIDPPIGLIPLL